The following are from one region of the Aspergillus chevalieri M1 DNA, chromosome 1, nearly complete sequence genome:
- a CDS encoding FAD/NAD(P)-binding protein (InterPro:IPR038732,IPR036188;~PFAM:PF07992,PF13454,PF13738;~TransMembrane:1 (o12-29i)) → MPSRTTSSADNIVVIGGGASGLAVILQLVKRFRSGKPVRKITLIEKNEEAGPGLAYSPACAGTILNMTKSTMGLYPDNPNHFNEWKNDPSLKLYPFRENYGDYLRAMWSQSVEDIREMGGEISFIQDEVQDINRDDDGTFTLTLEKNAKTLFAKDVVLAVGNFTVTANPHLSHLPGYFPSPWPTSRLRSIPADAPVIILGSRLSAIDAANALVDSGHRGSITFMSRSGRLPKVQGAPVPFPRRYNLYTLAKHVHAPTRVGASFASLMSGIMEEVSHLAGNDWSWLLQNHECPMEELESDIKDAQEGRAGWQTVLRSTAPLVERYWRSLEMHDKKLFYDKFYSCWMRYRHGMPVENAEKILNMMKRGQLKVVKGREIESNGNGFFANTSDGKIEASYVIEATGQECRVTHAPSPLIQATMRKGMATPHPLGGFVVNFDTLSTSPGLYTIGLFTQGTHFYVSSVDRIAEHASRLADALTGEPLARPLHVAVFLRGDPFSHIMASRLVPRLLSAGHMPFLFVLPAGKTPANGTTASVRARQLAFFEKALMKQHVIPFLKDTPQNGAECLSLDQMRTTYGILVQDVDFAPSEETLHKHYIDLGLSLDCTTTRHLSTDIQNYFSWPRRLLNMHSTASLNADRSPFHLHDMQDCCDRDQFDLQTLSAEYSQPLIDAQNRISVLGVNMAADLVDRVARGKDLPKALRAAKGPDTKEVNGGQQKDLSEVSTDAVVETVVKSYASPEQQGHFRKYLAGAVKSWPGENRGEAKSKESGKESRFCVECH, encoded by the coding sequence ATGCCTAGTCGGACCACTTCGTCCGCTGACAACATTGTGGTGATCGGAGGAGGTGCCAGTGGTCTTGCTGTCATCCTTCAGCTCGTCAAGAGATTTCGCTCCGGAAAGCCTGTACGAAAGATTACACTAATCGagaaaaatgaagaagcagGCCCCGGATTGGCGTACTCGCCGGCCTGTGCTGGTACGATCCTCAACATGACCAAATCCACAATGGGGCTGTATCCGGACAACCCCAATCATTTCAATGAGTGGAAAAATGACCCGAGCCTGAAACTGTACCCTTTCCGTGAGAACTACGGAGACTATCTCCGCGCTATGTGGTCTCAGTCCGTGGAAGATATCCGAGAGATGGGAGGTGAAATCTCCTTTATCCAGGATGAAGTCCAGGATATCAaccgcgacgacgacggcACCTTTACCCTTACCCTCGAAAAGAACGCAAAGACCCTGTTCGCAAAGGATGTTGTTCTGGCAGTAGGGAACTTTACTGTCACAGCGAACCCTCACCTGAGTCACCTCCCAGGTTATTTCCCCTCGCCTTGGCCCACATCCAGATTGAGGTCGATCCCGGCCGACGCCCCCGTCATTATCCTCGGATCTCGCCTGTCAGCCATTGACGCCGCCAATGCCCTTGTCGACAGTGGTCACCGTGGCTCCATCACTTTCATGTCGCGCAGCGGTCGACTGCCCAAGGTACAGGGGGCACCCGTTCCTTTTCCACGTCGATACAACCTTTACACTCTCGCCAAGCATGTTCACGCCCCGACGCGCGTGGGTGCTTCCTTTGCCAGTCTCATGAGCGGTATCATGGAGGAAGTCTCGCACTTGGCCGGCAACGATTGGAGCTGGCTGCTTCAGAACCACGAGTGCCCGATGGAGGAGCTGGAATCCGACATCAAAGATGCGCAAGAGGGCAGAGCTGGATGGCAAACCGTTCTGCGCAGCACGGCACCACTGGTTGAGCGCTATTGGCGTTCTCTTGAGATGCATGACAAAAAGTTGTTCTACGACAAGTTCTACAGCTGCTGGATGCGGTACCGACACGGGATGCCTGTCGAGAATGCGGAAAAAATTCTGAACATGATGAAGCGAGGTCAGCTGAAAGTCGTCAAAGGCCGAGAAATCGAGTCGAACGGGAACGGCTTCTTCGCAAACACGTCCGATGGCAAGATCGAAGCCTCCTATGTGATCGAAGCTACTGGTCAGGAGTGCCGGGTCACTCACGCTCCGTCGCCGCTCATCCAGGCTACGATGCGTAAGGGGATGGCCACTCCCCACCCGCTGGGCGGCTTCGTTGTAAACTTCGACACCCTTTCAACATCTCCTGGCCTGTACACGATCGGATTGTTCACTCAGGGTACTCACTTTTATGTGAGCTCTGTCGACCGCATTGCCGAGCATGCATCCCGCCTTGCCGATGCGCTAACTGGAGAGCCTTTGGCGCGCCCCTTGCACGTTGCTGTTTTCCTCCGGGGAGACCCCTTCTCCCACATCATGGCTAGTAGATTGGTCCCTCGACTTCTCTCTGCAGGTCATATGCCGTTCTTATTCGTGCTGCCCGCAGGCAAGACCCCCGCCAACGGGACGACCGCATCTGTCCGTGCGCGGCAGCTTGCATTTTTCGAAAAGGCGCTCATGAAGCAACACGTCATACCGTTCCTCAAAGATACCCCTCAGAATGGCGCTGAATGTCTCTCTCTTGACCAGATGAGAACGACGTATGGAATCCTCGTACAAGACGTCGACTTCGCCCCCTCCGAGGAAACCCTCCACAAACACTATATTGACCTTGGGCTTTCGCTTGACTGCACGACAACTCGCCACTTGTCGACGGACATCCAGAACTATTTCTCTTGGCCACGTAGGCTGCTAAACATGCACTCGACCGCCAGTCTGAACGCCGATCGTTCTCCGTTCCACTTGCATGACATGCAGGACTGCTGTGATCGAGACCAGTTCGACCTCCAGACTCTTTCGGCGGAGTATTCCCAGCCCCTAATTGATGCCCAGAATCGTATCTCTGTTCTTGGGGTAAACATGGCCGCTGACCTTGTGGACCGTGTTGCTCGGGGTAAAGACCTCCCCAAGGCATTGCGGGCCGCGAAAGGGCCGGACACGAAGGAAGTCAATGGTGGACAGCAGAAGGATCTTAGCGAAGTTAGCACAGACGCTGTGGTAGAGACGGTAGTCAAGTCGTATGCATCTCCAGAACAACAAGGGCATTTCCGGAAGTACCTCGCTGGAGCTGTGAAAAGCTGGCCCGGGGAAAACCGAGGCGAAGCGAAATCGAAGGAATCTGGGAAGGAAAGCCGTTTCTGTGTTGAATGTCATTAA
- a CDS encoding Dabb family protein (COG:S;~EggNog:ENOG410PT0Y;~InterPro:IPR011008,IPR013097;~PFAM:PF07876), translating into MAIIERVTLFKIPNNDDRQRVLEQFKVLVKSATKDGKPYITHAAVGPSFDDPRTHGYNLSVKMTFQSLEDMRYYDNDCEAHKALKAVAVPVKEDLLTTYFESVV; encoded by the exons ATGGCTATCATTGAGCGTGTTACCCTCTTCAAGATCCCCAACAACGAcgaccgccagcgtgtcctTGAGCAGTTCAAGGTCCTGGTCAAGTCCGCCACCAAG GACGGCAAGCCGTACATCACCCACGCCGCTGTCGGTCCCTCGTTCGATGACCCTCGTACCCATGGTTACAACCTGTCCGTCAAGATGACCTTCCAGTCGCTGGAAGACATGAGGTACTACGACAACGACTGCGAGGCTCACAAGGCTCTCAAGGCCGTTGCCGTTCCCGTTAAGGAGGACCTGTTGACCACTTACTTCGAGTCTGTGGTCTAA